TAAACCAACCATCGTTTTGATTCCAAATGTAATCTGCTGGTGAATTTTGATAAATTGCTTCATCATCTAAACAATCACCGACAAAGAAGCGGGCATCGTAAACTCCGCTGAGGGCGATGACCTTGTTAAAGACATCGGGGTGCTGGAGAAAAAAATTAACAGCGTGATAGGCTCCCATAGAACAACCTGTCGTCATCATTGGATCAAACCAACCTGTTTTATGCTTGATAAAAGGAATGGCTTCCTCAATGACATAGCGCTCATAAGCTCGGTGCATTTCCGCGCGGTCGTGAGGAGCTTTCCAATCAGCCAGCCAGCTTTCACTATCTACACTACTCAAAGTGAAGAATTGAATTTTTCCTGTTTCGATAAACCATGAGCAAGCCTCAATCATACCAAAATCTGCATATTCATTGTGACTGCCTCCCGATGAAGCAAAAACGACTACAGGTATCCCAGCGTGTCCATAACGATTCACATACATTTCACGATTCAAATGACCGCTCCAATGACTTAAAAATTCAACATGCATATAAATACTCTCTCCTCATATTTTTAATTAATTTATTTACCATTTTTCGCTAAAGAAGCGAAGACAATCAGGTAAATGCTCAGCCCAGGCTACTTCATTGTGTTCTGCTCCAGCTTGGATATGAAACAACAGATTTTCCAAATCTAAATCGCCCGCAATTAACTGACGGAAGTAGGTTAATGACGAATCAATATAAGCTTGCTTGATATTGCCAGCCATTAAGCTTTTATCGGTGTCATCTGCCTCTTCTGTTCCAACATAAATATAAATCCGCTGATCTGCTAATAAGTTATGGCGTTCTATATAACGATTGAACGCTTCCTGGTGCAGCCAGTTTGCAGATGAGAAAATACCCAAGCATCCAATTTGCTCTTGGTATTCAATTCCCATAAACTGCGTAATGTTTCCGCCTAAAGAAGAACCAACCATAGCCGTGTGCGCTCGGTCTGACTTGGTACGATAATACTCGTCAACAAAGGGTTTAACAACTTCCATGACAAACTCCGCATACTCTGTCCCCTTGCCGCCAAATTGCATACCTGGAATAGTTGATTCTTGATATTTCCATGCAGAATACTCATTCATTCGATTAAAACCGTCATTGTCAATCGCCACCACAATCATTTTTTCAATGTCGGGATTTCTCTTAATCGTTGGAATGATTTTCCAAGAATGTCCACTAAAAGACTCTTTACTATAAAGGACATTTTGACCATCGTGAAAATAAACTACAGGATAGGATTTTTGAGTATCTTGCTCATAATTTCTAGGAAGTAGCACTCGAACACGGCGCTTTTGTTTGCTATAAGGCACTTCTAATGCATGTTCCCTTACTTCAAGGTAAAAATAGGATTGATTCATTGTCAGAAAACTTTCTATTTTCAAAATTTTTATCTATTATATCATAAAATATGCAAAAAAGTTAGGGAATTCCTAACTTTTTTAATACTTTTATAACAAATCATCATTATTTCTATCTTTTCCAAAAGAAAACTAGAGATTTTGATAATTTTTGATAGCTTGTAGCGCTCGTTTTGCTATTTTTTCATAGCGTTCTTTTTTGTCTCGAATGCGTGGACCGTCCAACTCCTTGATAATTCCAAAATTGATATTCATTGGCTGGAAATGTTTGCTATCAGCATGCGTGATATAATGAGGTAAGCTTCCAATAGCAGTTGTTTCTGGAAAGACCAGAGCTTCTTCTCCATTGAAAAGTCTAGTTGCATTGATACCGGCTACCAGCCCAGATGCAGCGGATTCCACATACCCTTCTACACCGGTCATCTGACCTGCAAAGAAGATATTCTCTTGTTTTTTAGACTGGAACGTCTGTGTCAGGAGATTTGGTGAATCCATGTAAGAATTGCGGTGCATAACTCCATAGCGGACAAATTCTGCATTTTCTAATCCCGGAATCATCCGAAAAACGCGCTTCTGTTCACCCCATTTTAGGTGTGTTTGGAAACCAACAATATTATAAAGGCTTCCAGCTGCATTGTCCTGACGAAGCTGCACAACTGCATAGGGTGTCTTAAATTCACCGTCACGGGGTCCTTTATAGTCATCCGGGTATTCCAAACCAACTGGCTTCATAGGTCCATAGAGCATGGTTTTTATTCCTCTTTTTGCCATCACCTCAATCGGCATACAGCCTTCAAAGTATTTTTCTTTTTCAAAGCTATTTAACGGTGCTTCCTCGGCATTTACCAAAGCGTCATGAAAAGCCATAAACTCATTCTTAGTCATAGGAGCATTGAGATAAGCAGCCTCTCCCTTGTCATAGCGAGATTTGAGGTAAACTTTCTCCATGTCAATTGTATTGACATCTACAATCGGTGCTGCTGCATCATAAAAATAGAATCCAGCTCCACCATTTAGCGCGTGAATCTTTTCGGCGAGTGTATCACTTGTCAAAGGTCCCGTCGCAATAACAGTAATCGTATCATCAGGAATTTTGGTAATTTCCTCACGAATAACTTCGATTAAAGGGTGGTTTGTCACCTCATCAGTCACCATTTGTGAAAAACCGTCACGGTCAACTGCTAATGCTCCTCCAGCAGGAACACGCGTAGCTTCTGCTGCTCTCATAATGATGGAATCCAAACGGCGCATTTCTTCTTTTAAGAGACCAACCGCATTCGTTAGCGAATCCCCCCGTAGAGAGTTAGAACAGACTAGCTCTGCAAAATCACTAGTCTTATGTTGTGGAGTAGATTTCACTCCTCGCATTTCATACAGCTTAACAGGAATACCGCGTTTAGCAATTTGATAGGCTGCTTCACTACCTGCAAGACCAGCTCCTATGACATTGATGTAAGATTGAGACATGAAACAAATACCTCTTTGGGAGGAGACTCCCACAAATCTTTCTAATTATTCTTAACCATTATAACAGAAAAAGCCCCTACTGACGAGTGAGACTTTCTAGAATGCAAATACACTAACTTATTAGTATCCATCCTCAAACATTGGTGTAAAGAATATAATGATTGGTCATGTATCTATTTCTTTAACATTTTTTCCAGATAAGCAATTTTAACAAAATCCTTATCATTATTTTGGTCATTTCGATAGGAATCTTGCGAAGATGCTGTGTAAATCTTAAGATATTGTTCAACATCAGGAAGAAAATAAATTACCCCTGCTGTTTCATGTTTTACCAATTCATCTAAAGGAATCCCAGCAAAGTTTTCCAAAGTATTCATGCTACCAAACTCAACCGATAGATTTCCTTTTTGAAATTCGTGCTCGTGCAAATCTACTAATTGGTAGCCAAGCCGGTTCATAATCGTTTCAATCTTTTTAAAATCATAAATTCGTACCTCATCAGGTGCGTCCCATCCCCTAGGATCTCCTGGAACATGGATATCAATATCTCGTGCTTGCCAGTCGTGGTCAGTTACCTGTTCAAGCCCTAGTGAACCCATAAGCAAAGGAATGATTCCAATTCCGTTCAATTCCTTTGCAATCTTTAAAAATTCATCAAATTTCTCTTTCATACAGTTTCCTTTGCTATATATAAAGAAAGTTTACATAAAATAAATTACGTAAACATCTTTAACTTATTTTACTTTTTCTTCTTCGTAATCCCCGTTGCTGCAGACAACTTGCTTGCCTCCACCACGAACTTTCTTTTCTACAAGATACTGACCGCATTTCGGACAAGAGCGACCAACCGGTTTATCCCAAGAGGTGAAGTCACAATCTGGATAGCGATTGCAACCATAAAAAAGCCGATTGCGCTTGGTTTTGCGCTCAATGATTTGCCCTTTGTGACACTTAGGACACTCTACACCGATTTCTTTGACAATCGCTTGAGTATGACGACAGTCAGGAAAATTGCTACATGCATAGAATTTACCATAGCGACCCAATTTGATAACCATAGGACTTCCACATACTTCACAGTCGAATCCAGCCGGTTCATCTTTGATTTGAATTTTTTCCATTTCAGTTTCTGCTTTTGCAACTTCTTTTTCAAATGGCTTATAAAATTCATCAATTACCTTTTGCCATTGTTCTTTTCCTACTTCGACATCATCTAGTTTAGCCTCCATATCAGCGGTAAACTTCACATTGACAATATCTGGGAAAAATTCAACAATCAGAGAATTCACGATTTCTCCCAATTCAGTTGGCTCAAAGCGCTTAGAAACTAATTTGACATAGTAGCGCTTTTGAATAGTTTCGATTGTTGGTGCATAAGTTGACGGACGACCGACACCATTTTCTTCCAATGTCTTAATCAAGGTCGCTTCAGAATAACGAGCAGGTGGTTGTGTGAAATGCTGTTCAGGATTGGTGTTGACCCGTTTCACTGTATCACCCTTTTCCATATCAGGCAACATTTTATTCTTATCAGAATCATTGTAAATAGCTAGATAACCGTCGAATTTAACTTGACTACCATTTGCAGCAAATTGAACACCGTTTCGCTCCAACTTCACACTCATAGTGTCAAATACTGCTGCAGTCATTTGACTAGCCACAAAACGATTCCAAATCAGCGTGTATAACTTCAATTGATCTTTATCTAGATATTTCGCGATATTTTCAGGTGTGTTGAACACACTTGACGGACGAATCGCTTCATGGGCGTCTTGTGCGCCAGAAGCATTTCGGACTCTACTCCCGTGTTTAGAATATTTCTCACCAAAACGGTCTGTAATAAAGGTTGCAGCTTCGTTTTGAGCCACTGGACTAATACGAGTGGAGTCTGTACGCATATAGGTAATCAAACCTTGCACACCAGATCCGATATTAATTCCTTCATAAAGTTGCTGAGCAACCATCATGGTCTTACGAGTTCGGAAATTAATTTTATTGGCAGCGTCCTGCTGCATAGATGATGTGGTATAAGGCAGCGGAGCATTGCGCTTGCGTTCCTTTTTCTCAACGCTTTCGACAGTAAATTCATCACCTTCAATATGAGAAAGAACGTTTTTTACATTATCGTTGGTAGCAAGCTTCATCTTCTTGCCATTCATGCCGTAAAAGCTTGCTTGAAATTGACGAGCCCCTTTTTTGAAAGTTCCGTCAATCGTCCAATACTCTTCTGGTTTAAAAGCATTGATTTCATTTTCACGGTCAATGATGAGCTTCAAGGCGACAGATTGCACACGTCCAGCTGACAATCCTTTTTTGACCTTTTTCCAGAGAATTGGAGAGATAGAGTACCCCACAATACGGTCAAGGACACGACGCGCTTGTTGAGCATCTACCAAATCCATGTCAATCTGGCGCGGTTCTTTAAAAGCATTTTTTACTGCATCTTTCGTGATTTCGTTGAAAACAACACGATTTTTATCTGTCTCGTCCAGATTTAAGATATGAGCCAAATGCCAAGAAATAGCTTCTCCTTCACGGTCCGGGTCACTTGCAAGATAGACTTGTTTCGCTTTTTTAGCTTCTTTTTTCAAATCATTGATAAGAGGACCTTTCCCGC
This Streptococcus anginosus DNA region includes the following protein-coding sequences:
- a CDS encoding esterase family protein — translated: MHVEFLSHWSGHLNREMYVNRYGHAGIPVVVFASSGGSHNEYADFGMIEACSWFIETGKIQFFTLSSVDSESWLADWKAPHDRAEMHRAYERYVIEEAIPFIKHKTGWFDPMMTTGCSMGAYHAVNFFLQHPDVFNKVIALSGVYDARFFVGDCLDDEAIYQNSPADYIWNQNDGWFIDRYRNADIIVCTGLGAWEQDGLPSFYTLKEAFEHKNILAWFAEWGYDVSHDWIWWRKQMPYFLSQLNL
- a CDS encoding alpha/beta hydrolase, giving the protein MNQSYFYLEVREHALEVPYSKQKRRVRVLLPRNYEQDTQKSYPVVYFHDGQNVLYSKESFSGHSWKIIPTIKRNPDIEKMIVVAIDNDGFNRMNEYSAWKYQESTIPGMQFGGKGTEYAEFVMEVVKPFVDEYYRTKSDRAHTAMVGSSLGGNITQFMGIEYQEQIGCLGIFSSANWLHQEAFNRYIERHNLLADQRIYIYVGTEEADDTDKSLMAGNIKQAYIDSSLTYFRQLIAGDLDLENLLFHIQAGAEHNEVAWAEHLPDCLRFFSEKW
- the trmFO gene encoding methylenetetrahydrofolate--tRNA-(uracil(54)-C(5))-methyltransferase (FADH(2)-oxidizing) TrmFO — translated: MSQSYINVIGAGLAGSEAAYQIAKRGIPVKLYEMRGVKSTPQHKTSDFAELVCSNSLRGDSLTNAVGLLKEEMRRLDSIIMRAAEATRVPAGGALAVDRDGFSQMVTDEVTNHPLIEVIREEITKIPDDTITVIATGPLTSDTLAEKIHALNGGAGFYFYDAAAPIVDVNTIDMEKVYLKSRYDKGEAAYLNAPMTKNEFMAFHDALVNAEEAPLNSFEKEKYFEGCMPIEVMAKRGIKTMLYGPMKPVGLEYPDDYKGPRDGEFKTPYAVVQLRQDNAAGSLYNIVGFQTHLKWGEQKRVFRMIPGLENAEFVRYGVMHRNSYMDSPNLLTQTFQSKKQENIFFAGQMTGVEGYVESAASGLVAGINATRLFNGEEALVFPETTAIGSLPHYITHADSKHFQPMNINFGIIKELDGPRIRDKKERYEKIAKRALQAIKNYQNL
- the topA gene encoding type I DNA topoisomerase, whose product is MFTLVTKTKKKTAMKKNLVIVESPAKAKTIEKYLGRNYKVLASVGHIRDLKKSTMSIDFENNYEPEYINIRGKGPLINDLKKEAKKAKQVYLASDPDREGEAISWHLAHILNLDETDKNRVVFNEITKDAVKNAFKEPRQIDMDLVDAQQARRVLDRIVGYSISPILWKKVKKGLSAGRVQSVALKLIIDRENEINAFKPEEYWTIDGTFKKGARQFQASFYGMNGKKMKLATNDNVKNVLSHIEGDEFTVESVEKKERKRNAPLPYTTSSMQQDAANKINFRTRKTMMVAQQLYEGINIGSGVQGLITYMRTDSTRISPVAQNEAATFITDRFGEKYSKHGSRVRNASGAQDAHEAIRPSSVFNTPENIAKYLDKDQLKLYTLIWNRFVASQMTAAVFDTMSVKLERNGVQFAANGSQVKFDGYLAIYNDSDKNKMLPDMEKGDTVKRVNTNPEQHFTQPPARYSEATLIKTLEENGVGRPSTYAPTIETIQKRYYVKLVSKRFEPTELGEIVNSLIVEFFPDIVNVKFTADMEAKLDDVEVGKEQWQKVIDEFYKPFEKEVAKAETEMEKIQIKDEPAGFDCEVCGSPMVIKLGRYGKFYACSNFPDCRHTQAIVKEIGVECPKCHKGQIIERKTKRNRLFYGCNRYPDCDFTSWDKPVGRSCPKCGQYLVEKKVRGGGKQVVCSNGDYEEEKVK